AATTTATTGTGTGCGTTACCGGTTGTTATGATAGCGGCATGGGCAGATACAAGGGTCTTCTGGTCCAAGTAATCGGTAGTAAGGAAAGAGTCAATGTGTTTGGTAAGGTAACTTGATAGCGAATTAGATGAATGGAGATGTTTGTGGAGCTTCGGGAGTGTGAATACAAACATTGAGGATATACAAGGGAAGAGAAATACGAAGGAACCTCGTGAAGAAGTGAAGCTTGAAGCAGAAACCTCGTGAAGAAGTGAAGAGGAGGAATCGCGTGAAGAACAAGAGCGGTTGATTTGATTCTGATTCTAGGGattctttctaattttgattattgattaGTGTTGAGAGAGGAAATGGGAATTGGAATGCAAGGTTAATtgcgaggaggaggagaagaagaagaagaaaaagaagaagataataGTGAGGCGACGGTGGACGTTGCGGCGGACGTAACCGGAGGCGCAGGATTTCAGAGAGGTTTCTGCACGTGtgggagagagaagaagaatatGAAGAGAGGTGTTTTGGGCTTGTGATGTGACGTAGATTCGAGAATGGGCCTGCATATTTGATGGACAGTCTGGTGAAGTGAAAAGTCCAAGCCAATTTATCATTTCGCTaaaactggtcctgaacatataaTCATTCTGCACATTTTAAATTGGGTTATaattggtcctccgtcaatagttccgttaattttataacagtcaacggatttaatccaattttaaccaaattagacttttaattctgatttttaagtcactaattaattctctaattatttttaataaatattcatttaaaatcagatataaataaataatactccctccgttccatagtaatagaggcaaaacttttcgacacgaagattaagaaaaattgtgttaggtgagttaagtaaagggagaataaagtggaaaatgaaaaaaaggtagagagatgaagagagaaaaaagtaagagagagtaaaataggtgtgagaaaatgtgttgacttttactaaaaagataaatgactctattactatggaacgtaccaaaatggcaaaatgactctattactatcgGAGGGAGTAGATGTTTAATCAAGTATCTATCTGCGAGTTTTGCATCTGTTGTCGAACAACCCCCCCTCCGCCCCAAATTCACTACGATCTTGCACCTGCTGCTTTGGCTCCTAATTCTCTCCCCTACAGTATGTTCAATTCCGCCTCGTCTTCGTCTTTGTCGCCGTCATCTTTCACAATCGACGGAAACATAATTCGGGCTGTGGTTTCGGGTTGTCGGGCTGCTCGGGCCTCCCGCAAAACCCCATTTTCTGCCCAGCTGAAGCTCCCAACCCCAAATCCAATCTCGTAaatcataatttcattttgtataGATGATTTAATCAAGTATGTAtcattttgtataaattaattttttaactcaATATATTGCTTAAtgtttatgaatataaattttaattctcaaTATTAATCCTTGCATCATTCAATGAAATAGGAGAGAAACAGAACCGATCGAGATGCAAGAAGATGAATGTTgtggaattaattatttacaattctaaattatttataaaaaaaaaaaaaaaaagtcgcAATCACAATCCTAAGCAGAGTATAGACGCCATCACTGGTATGAGTAGGTGAGGATCCATAGCCCAAGCCGAAGACAAGTCAGATTCGAAGCGAGAGTCGTATCTGTAATTGGGGTTAGAGCCGTACAAGGCCTGGATCCCGTCCACGTCATCCTTCCGGAGCCCCACTTTCCTAGTTCTCGGGCTCAGACTCGGGTACATAATTGCCTCCTTGACGGAGGAGTGGGCCAGGCCTAGCACGTGCCCAATCTCGTGCGTCGCCACCGATTCCAAGTCTATGGCCAGCTTGGAGCGTTCCGCCTCAAAGTCCACGGCCCACCTCTCCGCCGCGTCCAGGTGGAACCGCCCGTTCTCCGGCGAGAACGCGTGGGCCAGCACCCCCAGTATCCCGTCGAACGCCTCCCCGTCCCCGTGGTCCCCGCTGTACCACCCGATCCTGATGTCCGCCTCGCCGTAGTCCTCCGCCTCCGCGAAGTTCACCGGGATGGCCGCCGACCACCGCCCGAACGCCGCCGCGAACGCCGCCCTTATCTCCGGCATCCCCACATAATCGATCACGTTCCCCGGCGAGAACGCGTAGGTGAGCATCATCGGCGCATCCCTCACCCACCGCGGATTCCCGTCGAAGTGCGCGAACCGCCGCGTCGTCTTCAGCCCGGCGTGGCTCCTATCGCCGACCCCGCACCTCGGCGAGACGATCACCTTCATCGTGGTGTAATCGAGCCTCCCCGTCTCAGAAAGCCCCAAATTCTTCTGGTATTGGATCAGAGCCTGCTCGAATTCGTCGTCGAACATATCGGTTAGGTTTTGATTCTCCGGCGGGAGGTAGCCGAAGCGGGTGAAGTAGCGCTTGAGGTCGGCCATGCCGTCGGGACGGCTGCCCTTCTCGGCGTCGATGAAGCGGGTGAAGGTGTGCCATGTGTTGTTGGCCACAGAGACAGGGAGGTCAGTGGAGAGGATGGGCGGCGGGAAAAGAAAGACGAGGAGGAAGagtgaaattgaaatataactGAAATACGGAAACATGGTTAAGGTAGttggtcttgattttttgCCTTGGGAATCGCAGAAATAAGAGTATTTATGTGAATACAATCAGTGGATATACAATATGGACTACAATTCTTTTCTTTGTATCTatctaaatatatactactcctgATTAGGTTTTATTTAGCTGGGCTTAGTTCACCTAGATAAGATCGATAAGCAACTAATTAAAGTTAAGAAGATTCTTTGATTTGGCCGCCTCTTTTCCGTTCTGAGATTCCAAGATGGGACAGGGCAGAGGCTTTCACATTTTcactaatttccattttttattttaacatattcagggattttaaatttataagacTTCATTTTGGCATTTGAATGATAGATTTGATGAATaagctttgttttttttcctcaaaCCCTATACGTGTGCTTATCTTGTGGTATTTTAGGGTGTCCCCTATACATGGCCGGGCCAAGCCACAAAGTGTGGCCAGGCCACAAAATCGTGGCCGGGTCACCAATGCCCATGTTTCTCACTACAGTGGACATGGCCAAGCCAccaaaaatctaattttttccattttgtttatattttaattctactacaataataattgaaaaaatgcatacgaactaaaattaaaataaaatcttcgTTGTGTTATACAAAggggtaaaattatacaacgaaaattCTCGACTTCTAATAAACTACTTTCCCAACGCATATCACGCTCTACGCCCTCCTCCCCTACGATTCCAAACCTCTTCTACCATATCAGCCTGCAGTGTCGTATGTGATGTTTCCCTCCGCATATTGGCGAACCGTTGGATCAAGTATGCATCACTACGCGGTACACCCATCTGCAGTGGGGCGGTTGCAACACCGTGACTCGTACTTGCACCCTCTTCCGGTGCCCAGTTCTCTGCAGAATATCCTTCGTCctctattatcatattgtgcaatatgatacatgcatacatgatggAGGCGACATCATTTTCGTGCCATTGTCGAATCGGGCACCGAAGAATGCCCCATCGCGATTGGAGGACACCAAAAGCACGCTCAACGTCCTTCCTAGCACTCTCTTGTTTGGCCGCAAAATAGGATTGTTTCGGCCCAACCGGCTGCCGGATCGTCTTGACAAACACGGGCCaacgagggtatatcccatcggCTAAGTAGTATGCCCTGTTGTACTGCGTCCCGTTGGCCATGAATCTGACCGTCGGACCCTCACCCCGACACTCATCATTGAAGAGATGGGACGAATCTAGTAcattgatgtcgttgttcgaccctgCGACACCAAAATAGGCATGCCAGATTCGCAATCGGTAGTCAGCAACAACTTCCAATATCATTGTTGGGTGTCTTCCTTTGAATCCAGATGTGAACTGCTCCTTCCAAGCAACCGGACAGTTCCTCCACTCCCAGTGCATGCAATCGATGCTGCCCATCATCCCCGGAAAATTATGCACTCGCCCGTGCATATCTATCAATCTCTGGCACTCATCGGCATTTGGCTTCCGTAGATACTCCGGACCGAAGATGGTCTGGATACAATTACAAAACTGCCTCAGCGCCGTCAGAGCAGTTGTTTCACCCAACtgtaggtattcgtcgaacatatcagcGGGTCCGGCATAGGCAAACTGCCTAATTGCAGCGGTACACTTCTGATATGTCGACAACCCGGTCGGCCGGTAGCATCATTGCGCAATGTGAAGCACCTGTACCGCTGCGCCAATGTATTCGCTATATGGATGAATAGCCGTTGCGACATTCTGAAGCGGCGACGGAAAATCTCTGCTGGGTAACGGGGGTTATCGCCAAAGTAGTCTTCTACCAACCGCTGGTGTGCCCCGACATGGT
The genomic region above belongs to Salvia hispanica cultivar TCC Black 2014 chromosome 3, UniMelb_Shisp_WGS_1.0, whole genome shotgun sequence and contains:
- the LOC125209811 gene encoding uncharacterized protein LOC125209811 codes for the protein MSSGDEFQQLVDREFDELVQEVQREAEEEEAAAAFVRPFYHRRTIWRDHVGAHQRLVEDYFGDNPRYPAEIFRRRFRMSQRLFIHIANTLAQRYRQFAYAGPADMFDEYLQLGETTALTALRQFCNCIQTIFGPEYLRKPNADECQRLIDMHGRVHNFPGMMGSIDCMHWEWRNCPVAWKEQFTSGFKGRHPTMILEVVADYRLRIWHAYFGVAGSNNDINVLDSSHLFNDECRGEGPTVRFMANGTQYNRAYYLADGIYPRWPVFVKTIRQPVGPKQSYFAAKQESARKDVERAFGVLQSRWGILRCPIRQWHENDVASIMYACIILHNMIIEDEGYSAENWAPEEGASTSHGVATAPLQMGVPRSDAYLIQRFANMRRETSHTTLQADMVEEVWNRRGGGRRA
- the LOC125215911 gene encoding metalloendoproteinase 4-MMP-like; translated protein: MFPYFSYISISLFLLVFLFPPPILSTDLPVSVANNTWHTFTRFIDAEKGSRPDGMADLKRYFTRFGYLPPENQNLTDMFDDEFEQALIQYQKNLGLSETGRLDYTTMKVIVSPRCGVGDRSHAGLKTTRRFAHFDGNPRWVRDAPMMLTYAFSPGNVIDYVGMPEIRAAFAAAFGRWSAAIPVNFAEAEDYGEADIRIGWYSGDHGDGEAFDGILGVLAHAFSPENGRFHLDAAERWAVDFEAERSKLAIDLESVATHEIGHVLGLAHSSVKEAIMYPSLSPRTRKVGLRKDDVDGIQALYGSNPNYRYDSRFESDLSSAWAMDPHLLIPVMASILCLGL